A genomic window from Candidatus Methylomirabilota bacterium includes:
- a CDS encoding glutamyl-tRNA reductase, giving the protein MEIIVLGLSHKTAPIELREQLHISESNLPDVLDELAGCEPILERMVLSTCNRVETYAVVDDGEGAVEGARRFLVEFLAERQKLPAEAFESCLYLLTADRAVRHLFRVASSLDAMVVGESQILGQVKAAYAVALERGATGQILNALMDRALRVAKRVRTETGIATSAVSISTAAIELARKVFGDLTGRTVMLIGAGKMSELSAKHLLADGVGTVLVANRNFDRAVEMAKRWGGRAVRYDFAKLEMLQADIVISSTGAPHQILSKDDFQEIIAQRHHRPIFVIDIAVPRDIDPAAGEIEHVHLYDLDDLKGVVDANLRERQREAELAEALIDREAKQFAEWLAGLHVVPTIVAMRKKVESIREEELDKIFAKLQDLTPEERHAISMMTGSIVNKILHDPTVELKRQSVQKESHLYIDVLRRLFGIKEE; this is encoded by the coding sequence ATGGAAATCATTGTTCTTGGTCTGAGCCACAAAACAGCGCCAATTGAACTTCGAGAGCAACTTCATATCTCGGAGTCCAACTTGCCGGATGTCCTGGACGAACTGGCGGGATGCGAGCCGATCCTTGAGCGCATGGTCCTCTCTACCTGCAACCGCGTCGAAACCTATGCCGTCGTCGACGACGGAGAGGGCGCGGTCGAAGGCGCGCGCCGGTTCCTCGTCGAGTTCCTGGCCGAGCGACAGAAGCTGCCGGCGGAGGCCTTTGAGTCCTGTCTCTATCTGTTGACCGCGGACCGGGCCGTTCGTCATCTCTTCCGGGTGGCCTCGAGTCTTGACGCCATGGTGGTCGGCGAGTCTCAGATCCTGGGTCAGGTGAAGGCGGCGTACGCGGTAGCGCTCGAACGGGGGGCCACGGGCCAGATTCTTAATGCCCTGATGGATCGGGCGTTGCGTGTGGCGAAGCGCGTCCGAACCGAGACAGGAATCGCCACCTCGGCCGTCTCGATCTCGACCGCCGCCATTGAGCTGGCCAGGAAGGTCTTCGGCGACCTGACGGGTCGGACGGTGATGCTGATCGGGGCCGGGAAGATGTCGGAGCTATCGGCCAAACATCTGCTGGCGGATGGCGTGGGCACGGTGCTCGTCGCGAATCGAAATTTTGATCGCGCCGTCGAAATGGCGAAACGATGGGGCGGTCGGGCCGTCCGATACGACTTCGCCAAGCTGGAGATGCTCCAGGCCGACATCGTCATCAGCTCGACCGGCGCCCCGCACCAGATCCTGTCCAAGGACGACTTCCAGGAGATCATCGCGCAGCGCCACCACCGTCCGATCTTTGTGATCGATATCGCCGTACCGAGGGATATCGATCCGGCGGCCGGTGAGATCGAGCACGTCCACCTGTACGACCTCGATGACCTCAAGGGGGTCGTCGATGCGAACCTTCGAGAGCGGCAGCGCGAGGCGGAGCTGGCGGAGGCGTTGATCGACCGGGAGGCGAAGCAGTTTGCCGAATGGCTCGCGGGCCTTCACGTCGTACCGACCATCGTGGCCATGCGTAAGAAGGTCGAATCGATACGCGAAGAGGAGCTCGACAAGATCTTTGCAAAGCTTCAGGATTTGACGCCGGAGGAGCGTCATGCTATCTCCATGATGACCGGTTCGATCGTCAACAAGATCCTGCACGATCCGACGGTGGAGCTGAAACGGCAATCGGTTCAGAAAGAGAGTCACCTCTACATCGATGTGCTGCGCAGGCTCTTTGGGATTAAGGAGGAGTAA
- a CDS encoding transcriptional regulator NrdR: MKCPYCGSLEEKVVDSREGKDGAVVRRRRQCQQCLKRFTTYERIEEIHFMVIKADGRREPFDRHKILTGLLKATQKRPVSVVQLEKIVDEIEGRLAEKAEREMPSAEIGELIMERLYEIDEVAYVRFASVYRQFKDVSQFVEEVKGLREGGKRRRTL; the protein is encoded by the coding sequence GTGAAGTGTCCCTACTGTGGCAGTCTCGAAGAAAAGGTTGTCGATTCCCGCGAGGGTAAGGATGGCGCGGTCGTCCGTCGTCGTCGCCAATGCCAACAGTGTCTGAAGCGATTTACGACCTACGAGCGGATCGAGGAGATCCACTTTATGGTCATCAAGGCGGACGGACGTCGCGAGCCGTTCGACCGCCACAAGATCCTGACCGGATTGCTCAAGGCCACCCAGAAGCGGCCGGTCAGCGTGGTCCAACTCGAAAAGATCGTGGATGAGATTGAGGGCCGCCTTGCGGAGAAGGCGGAGCGGGAGATGCCGTCCGCCGAGATCGGCGAGTTGATCATGGAGCGGCTCTACGAGATCGATGAGGTCGCGTACGTCCGTTTCGCATCGGTCTATCGTCAGTTCAAGGATGTCAGTCAGTTTGTCGAAGAGGTGAAGGGCCTCCGGGAAGGGGGAAAGCGTCGGCGCACCCTGTAA
- the glyA gene encoding serine hydroxymethyltransferase (catalyzes the reaction of glycine with 5,10-methylenetetrahydrofolate to form L-serine and tetrahydrofolate) → MKHLIDVDPEIAEIIRLETERQAGKLELIASENFVSAAVMEAAGSTLTNKYAEGYSGRRYYGGCEFVDMAENLAIERAKRLFGADHVNVQPHSGTQANMAVYFSVLEPGDTILGLNLSHGGHLSHGSPVNFSGRFFQVIPYGVNRETERIDVDVLRSLANTHRPKLIVVGASAYPRTLDFAMFSEIAKEVGALVMTDIAHIAGLIVAGLHPSPIPHAEFVTTTTHKTLRGPRGGMIMCKAAYAPVLNKQVFPGMQGGPLMHIIAAKAVAFAEALTPEFAAYQRQVVANARALAEALQGHGFRLVSGGTDTHLMLIDLRGKGLTGKAAETALDQAGITANKNAIPFDDAKPTVTSGIRIGTPAVTTRGMREGEMREIAHLIADALKDVSNTAALSGVAARVKELCDAFPLYREQLALSSPHLT, encoded by the coding sequence GTGAAGCATCTGATCGATGTGGACCCGGAAATCGCTGAGATTATTCGGCTCGAGACCGAGCGGCAGGCCGGTAAGTTGGAGCTGATCGCCTCGGAGAATTTTGTCAGCGCGGCGGTGATGGAGGCGGCCGGCTCGACGCTGACCAACAAATACGCCGAGGGTTATTCGGGACGACGCTACTACGGCGGGTGCGAGTTCGTCGACATGGCGGAGAACCTGGCCATCGAGCGGGCTAAGCGGCTCTTCGGCGCCGACCACGTGAACGTCCAGCCGCACTCCGGCACGCAGGCCAACATGGCGGTCTACTTTTCCGTCCTGGAGCCTGGGGACACGATTCTCGGGTTGAACCTGTCGCACGGGGGTCACCTGTCGCACGGCAGTCCGGTCAACTTCTCCGGCCGCTTCTTTCAAGTGATCCCGTATGGGGTCAATCGGGAGACGGAGCGGATAGATGTTGATGTGCTCCGATCGCTGGCCAACACGCACCGACCCAAGTTGATCGTTGTCGGCGCCAGTGCCTATCCGAGAACCCTCGATTTTGCGATGTTTAGTGAGATTGCGAAAGAGGTGGGTGCGCTCGTGATGACCGATATCGCGCATATCGCCGGTCTGATTGTGGCCGGGTTGCATCCGAGCCCGATCCCCCACGCCGAGTTTGTGACGACCACCACCCATAAGACGCTTCGGGGACCTCGGGGCGGGATGATCATGTGCAAGGCCGCGTACGCCCCGGTCCTGAACAAGCAGGTCTTTCCTGGGATGCAGGGCGGTCCGTTAATGCACATCATCGCGGCCAAGGCGGTTGCGTTTGCCGAGGCGCTGACGCCGGAGTTTGCGGCGTATCAACGCCAGGTTGTGGCGAACGCCAGGGCGTTGGCCGAGGCGCTGCAGGGCCACGGCTTCCGTCTGGTGTCCGGGGGGACCGATACCCATCTGATGCTGATCGATCTGCGGGGGAAAGGGTTGACCGGAAAGGCGGCAGAGACCGCATTGGATCAGGCCGGCATTACGGCGAACAAGAACGCCATTCCATTCGACGACGCAAAGCCGACGGTGACCTCGGGTATCCGGATCGGCACGCCGGCCGTCACCACCCGGGGGATGCGGGAGGGTGAAATGAGGGAGATTGCACACCTCATCGCCGATGCCCTGAAGGATGTGTCGAACACGGCGGCCTTGTCCGGGGTTGCGGCCCGCGTGAAAGAGCTGTGCGACGCCTTCCCATTGTACCGAGAGCAGCTTGCCCTCTCTTCGCCCCACCTCACGTAG